TGCCGGTCTCCGGCCGCGGCTGTCTGAGGAAATCTCGCAGATAGGTCTTCTTCGCGCGCAGCTCGCGATGCTCCTCGAGCACCTGCTGTGCCCACGCTCGGCTCATTACCTCGGGCATCGCATCATTCTCCTTTTCTGCTCGCGGCGGCCGCGGGCGTCTCGAGCCGCACGCTGTTGCTTCCACACTTGGGGCAGGATCGCTCCGCGACCTGCTTGGGGTCGTAGGCGATCGGGAATCGGTTCTGACAGCGCAAACAGTAGAACGTCTTGGCGTCGGTCATGCCGGAGGTCCTTGCTCACTGGCGCCGGCCGATGACGGCGGCGGCGCCGCGCTTACGACGGCCGCCGGACCAAGCACTTTCTTGGGCTTGCTGAGCTTCTTTTTCGCGAGGATCTTCACCGTCTCGGCGACCTCTTCCTCGGTCACGCTTTGGAGCATCTCGTCGAGCTCGCGCAT
This is a stretch of genomic DNA from bacterium. It encodes these proteins:
- a CDS encoding hydrogenase maturation nickel metallochaperone HypA, encoding MTDAKTFYCLRCQNRFPIAYDPKQVAERSCPKCGSNSVRLETPAAAASRKGE